The following are encoded together in the Cyanobacterium aponinum PCC 10605 genome:
- a CDS encoding thiol-disulfide oxidoreductase DCC family protein: MSSANYIIIYDGNCNLCVNFTKLLERFDRGKLFRYIPMQNTAILETLNITPQDCEQGMILKKIEDNSLIWQGSEAAEKIIELLPNGQLFINAYRSIPNLKFIGDKSYLKIRDNRYQWFGGREKTYYSPYNLNCKNNSDCLVN; encoded by the coding sequence ATGAGTTCAGCCAATTATATAATTATTTACGACGGAAACTGCAATTTGTGTGTCAATTTTACTAAATTATTAGAAAGATTCGATCGCGGTAAATTATTTCGATATATTCCCATGCAAAATACCGCAATTTTAGAAACCTTAAATATTACTCCCCAAGACTGTGAACAGGGGATGATATTGAAAAAAATCGAAGATAATAGTTTAATATGGCAAGGAAGCGAAGCCGCAGAAAAAATTATAGAATTATTACCTAATGGTCAATTATTTATTAACGCTTATCGTTCTATCCCTAATCTTAAATTCATAGGAGATAAAAGCTATCTAAAAATTAGAGATAATCGTTATCAATGGTTTGGTGGTAGGGAAAAAACTTATTATTCTCCCTATAATTTGAACTGCAAAAATAACTCGGATTGTTTAGTTAATTAA
- the argB gene encoding acetylglutamate kinase yields the protein MSKKIVESEYYREQEATRVRILSEALPYIQKFSGRTIVVKYGGAAMKDGTLKEYVIRDIVFLASVGVNPVVVHGGGPEINTWLTKLNIEPQFKDGLRVTDATTMDVVEMVLVGRVNKELVSMINRAGGSAVGICGKDGNLVKARSVDQENVGFVGEVTNVDISLVDALVKSGYVPIISSVAADNEGQAHNINADTFAGEIAAALGAEKLILLTDTPGILKDYHDHSTLLYKLTIQEARDLIDNDIVSGGMIPKVNCCVRSLAQGVKAAHIIDGRIPHALLLEIFTDDGIGSMIVP from the coding sequence ATGTCCAAAAAAATCGTTGAGAGTGAATATTATCGAGAACAAGAAGCAACCAGAGTCAGAATTTTAAGCGAAGCCTTACCCTATATTCAAAAATTTTCAGGACGTACTATTGTTGTGAAATATGGCGGTGCGGCGATGAAAGATGGTACTCTCAAGGAATATGTGATTCGAGATATTGTTTTTCTCGCTTCTGTGGGGGTTAATCCAGTAGTTGTACATGGTGGTGGACCAGAGATCAATACATGGTTAACAAAATTAAATATAGAACCTCAATTTAAAGATGGTTTAAGAGTTACGGATGCTACTACGATGGATGTTGTGGAAATGGTTTTGGTGGGTAGGGTGAATAAAGAGTTAGTGTCTATGATTAATCGGGCTGGAGGAAGTGCTGTTGGCATCTGTGGAAAAGATGGTAATTTAGTTAAAGCAAGATCAGTAGATCAAGAAAATGTTGGTTTTGTGGGAGAAGTTACTAATGTCGATATTAGTTTGGTAGATGCCCTTGTTAAAAGTGGATATGTGCCGATTATTTCTAGTGTGGCGGCAGATAATGAAGGACAAGCCCATAATATTAATGCGGATACTTTTGCTGGAGAAATAGCGGCGGCGTTGGGAGCAGAAAAATTAATTTTGTTGACCGATACCCCCGGCATTCTTAAAGATTATCATGATCACTCCACTCTCCTTTATAAATTAACGATTCAAGAAGCCCGTGATTTAATCGATAATGATATTGTTAGTGGTGGCATGATACCAAAAGTAAACTGTTGTGTGCGATCGCTCGCTCAGGGAGTAAAGGCGGCTCATATTATTGATGGACGTATTCCCCATGCGTTACTGTTGGAAATTTTTACGGATGATGGTATTGGTTCAATGATTGTACCCTAA